Part of the Paenibacillus guangzhouensis genome is shown below.
TCAAGCTAACTATCGGCGGTAAAATGAGACTGCATATGAACAAATAAAACCATAAGTCGCGCCCTGGGAATTTGATGCGAGTCAGTCCGTAGCTGATCAGTACGGAGCTAAGCACCTGCCCAACCGTTACAGAAACGGATATGATCACAGTATTCATCAACGCACTTAAAAAGTGAATTTGTTCAGCGCCTTTCCAGAAGTTGCTCCACCGGAATTCGGTCGGATACCATTCCGGCGGTACTTTGAAGAGTCCATCGCTATTTTGCAGCGCAATCGTTAGCATCCACAAAATGGGATACACCATCGACAGCGCAGCAATCAACAGAACAATGAAGCGTATTGATCGAATAGTGAAGCTCTGTGGCATTCTACCTCTACTCTCCTTACCCATTAATTATTCATTGATAATGCACGTAACGATTAAGACGGAATGCAAAGATCGTAACGATCAGAATAATCACTACAAGCACCCATACCTCCGCCATCGCATAACCGAAATCATGCCCGCCGAACGCTCTGCGGTAAATATCGAAGTTCATTAGATTGATATTCGGATTCACCGAATCCTTACTTCCATTCAACAGAGCCGGCTGAATGAAAGCTTGAAACGCATTAATCAAGCCAGTAATAAACTGCAGCAGTAAAATTGGGGTAATCATCGGGATCGTCACATGCCAGAATCGGCCCCATTTTGTTGCGCCATCGATCTGAGCCGACTCGTAGATATCGTTAGGAACCGATTGCAGTCCACTCAAGAAAATGATCATGTTCGCACCAACTCCCCAAAGCATCAATATAACCAAGGACAAAATTGCTGTCTTCGAATCGTTCAGCCAATCGGGTCCCTCGATGCCAAACACACGCAGAACGTTATTAAGCAATCCGTATTGCGGTTGATAGATGAACAACCACAACGTCGTCGAAGCGACAGCGGGTAGAACGACCGGCAAATAGAACAGTGTACGGAAAATTTTAACTCCAGCAATCGGTTTGAACAGCAACAACGCCAACAGAAGCCCGAGTACAAGTCCGAGTGGAACACCCAATCCTGCGTACAAGAATGTGAGTCGGACCGAGCTCCAGAATAATGGATCAACCGTAAACATATGCACATAGTTTTTCAGACCGACAAATTTTGGTGTATCGAACCCGCTCCACTCAGTCATCGAATAGTACACGGACGATAGCAGCGGGTAAGCTACAAAGGTGAGAAAACCGATGATCCCCGGCAAGATGAACAAGTAGCCAATCCGGATTTCATTATGACCGCGACGGGACGCTCGGGTGGATACTGGCTTCATGCAAACTTCCCTCCTCTTCTTGAAAGGCCCACTTCCATACAAATTCGCCAAACAGGCTATTGGCTCAAGCGAACCATGGTCGAGTAAATGTCTTAGGCTGCTGGGGATCAAAACTCTCGTGCATAAACCCCGTCTCCGCTGTCGTCTGGAGTAGCATTTGGATGATTTCGTCTCGCTCATCTTGATAGACCGACGTAAGACCCTGTATAATGAGCCCGATATGCCAAACGTAACCTTCCGGCGTGTGCGGTGAGCCTACCCCCCGCGCATATTTGCCTTCATAATAGTAAGGGTTATTCTGGCTCAAAACGAAAGCGCGAGTATTCCGATAAACCGAGTCATCTGCCGCCCGATAGCCAAGATACGGAATCGACAGTAGACTGGGCACATTTGCATCATCCATCAAGTTGTAGTTGCCGAATCCGTCTATCTCGTAGGCATAAATCGGACCATGAAATGGATGGTGAAAGATGCCGTAGGTTTGAATACCAAACTCGATTTCGTCTCGAAGTTGCCTTGCATAGGACTCTAGTTCAAAGTCAAGGTAGATTTCCGTCGCAAACTCAATAATGTGCCCAAGTACGACCACGGCAAACATATTTGCCGGGACTAGGAAGCCAAATTTGCAAGCATCGTCACTAGGCCGGAATCCGGACCATATCATGCCTGTATAGTTCGTACGGGTTCCTCTCCCTCGGAACGGAATCGTATCCGACGGCAGCACGCGATGCTCTGCGCTTCGTTCGAAGGAATATGGCGATTTCTCATTATGATGCTGCTCCGTCTGCATTGTTTGCACAATCAGACACAAAGCTTCATGTAATGTGTCATTGAACAGCTTCGTGTCGCGAGTTGCTTCCCAGTAATCCTTTGCCAATTGCACCGGATAGCATAATGAATCGAGCTCGAATTTACGTTCCCAGATGTGTGGCCCCATCTCCGTAATATCTGTTTGATGTCCAGAGCCGTCCGGCTCTTTATTGAAGGCGTTTGCATAAGGGTCAAGCAAAATATACTGGGCTTGCCTATGAATTAACCCCCGAATCATTCTCTGCAAATCCTCATCTTCCCGGCTTGCTGCAATATAAGGCCTCACTTGCGCCGAAGAATCTCGCAACCACATCGCGGGGATGTCTCCGGTGATGACGAAGGTCGTATTGTCAGACAAAAGCTCAACGGTTGTCTCCAATGTATTCGGGTAGCACTTCCTAAACATCTCAACAAGCTCAGGTTGAGATGTAGAGAACTTTTTCTTGATCATATCGATCCTGTCATAGATCGAAGTGTACATGTTCTTCACCTCTTCGTATGTAGGTTTGATCCGATGAACAGATTGTATTACGAAAACATTTGGTATGTCAATATATTTATTCATAATATATTACAATCCAAACATATCAATACAAAATATCGTTGTAATATTTTCCCTCCTAGTTCCTAGATGTGTTCAGAATAACAATGCTTACAGTTCATATTGCAATCCTATAAATTAAATGGTATGTTTGGTATATTATAAATAAAGAAGGATGAATGAGATGAGCGTTACCTTGTATGAGAAAATATATCAAGCGATCTTGAAAGATATTAAATCAGGTAAATTAAAAGAGGGTGATCGAATCCCTACTGAATTAGAACTGGCCGAGCAGTTCAATGTGAGCCGCATTACATCGAAGAAAGCTCTCGGAATATTGTCGAATGCTCGACTTATCGAACGCCATCGAGGCAAAGGATCGTATGTCGCCAAGGTTTTGCCGGATCTGAATCAGCTGGAACTTTCTGAACCGCAACATGAAGCCCCAGAACCCCCTTCACATGACAACTGGAAGCTGATCGGCGTTATTTTGCCTGATTTTACTGAGTCTTTCGGCTCTAAGCTGCTGCGGGCTATTGAACTCAAATGCGCCGAGCGGCACATACGGATGATTCTTAAGCTCACGCACGACAGCCGGGAAGAAGAAGAATTCTCCATTCGTTCACTTGTGAAGATGGGCGTCGACGGTTTGATTATTTTACCTGTGCACGGTGAGCATTATAATAGTGAACTGCTGCGATTGGTGCTGGATGGGTTTCCTCTTGTGCTGTTGGACCGATATTTAAAGGGTATCCCCGCCTGCTCAGTTTGCACCAATAACAAAAAGGCCGCTTACGAGCTGACGCAGCTGTTGACCGATAGCGGCCACAGCCACATCGCTTTCCTGTCTACACCACCCGAGAACACGTCCACGATCGAAGATCGGATTCTGGGTTATTCAGAAGCAATGCTGCATAGTGGGGTCGGCGTCGAGCACCAATATATCAACACTGCACTATATTCAACTCTGCCGAACCATCAACACGAGGGGCATATTTTGAAGGACCAGCTCATGTTGAGAGACTTTATCGACCAGCATCCTCAGATCACAGCCTTTGTCGTGTGCGAATATTTGCTTGCCGTCAATCTGCAGAAAGTCATACAAGAAATGCAAACGACAAGAACATTCGAAATTGTATGCTTCGACTCCATGGAGCATCCGATCTCCAGCCCCTTGTTCAGCTACGTACGTCAGGATGAAGTGACGATGGGTCACCAGGTGGTGGAGCTCTTGAACAAGCAATGGGACAACAAAGAGGTGCCTACACTAAGCATTATTGAGCATTCGCTTGTTATCAAGAGCAACCGGTAGGCGGTTGCTCGACCTTAAGGAGAGTCCTCAGCCTCTCAACCGTCGCCCCTCTGGCAATGTACTTACCTCAAGAGAGACAGTTATGTTGCAAAAATATAATGTATAGAGTAGTTTCAAGCGCTGAGGATAATCGTTTCGCTGAGCAATCACTTAATCCGAATGATGATGATACAACGTGTGCTGCACAATATATGAAAAGAGATAGAACTGCCTTAAGTCCTGTAACTTAGTTGCTAGAATAATGTCGGAAGGGATATATTGGAGTATTTTAAAATGCTGATTAGTTATACAAATTAGACTATTTGAACAAACTTGATTATAGATGCACCTATAATGGATCAGTGGCAAATGTGGCTTGGTTAATATTATGGAAAAAGATACAATAATGATTTCAAACAATGATTAACATACAACTTCTAATTTAGAATGTTGGATTATTTTTCCTAATTTATATTGACGATTATCGTTTTCAAAAGGCTAGATAGACTTTGATTATTTTTAGAAGTAGCATTTAGCTTCTCGTATAGCAATATAATAAAGGTGTTCGCTTCGTTCATACACCTAGGGAGTCTGATTTCTCAATCAAGCCCTAATGGGAATGTTGCAATCCCTCCTTTGACTTCGGGCCAGATTGTCCCGAGCTATCTCTATCCAGATACAGAAATACCGCCCATTGTCCAATTAAGGCGGTATTTCTGTATCTGGTATATACCGGACTATTTACACTTCCTATAAAAAAGGTAAAGCAAAACACGGGTGCCAACCAACTTCTCGGGACCTGCGTTGTAGCTATTTATAAACTAATAGTGTCCTGTTAGTGTTTAACCCGCTTCGCCATGAATATATCTAAAGCCTGCTCAACATAGGTTTGTAATTTAAAGGAGAAGTAATGCCACCTGGTACCTCTTTCTTTTCAATGAACGGAACTAGAGTTGCTTTTAATTGAATCCGCTTAGTATACAAATAAGTTACATTTTTATTTCTCTAATTTTCACATTAATCTTAGGAATATAAATACTAGTCTTGCTTTCATATCCAGAGTCAGTGCCAATAAAAATCCAAAGATCTCCTTTAGCATTTGTCTTTATAATAAATGGGTTGTTTTTGTTAGTGAATGTTTTTAACTCATAGCTATCGTCATCAGACTTGAGTTTTGCTAAATTACCAAGTAATAATGAATTTTTGCCATCTTCGGATTGATCCCCCTTATCAATATTCATCAAATAAAAGCCTTCCTTATTTAGCTGGGGTTTAGGTTCTTGCGTTGTTACTCCCGCTTTCACATATACACTTTCCCCTGGCGATCCACCTACTCCTATAAGACCACTACTAGCGTTTGTAGCTATCTCGAAGTCAAATGTCACACTATAGGTGGTATTTGGTTTTAATTTTGAACCTTTGAGTAAATTTTTCTTCACAAACATAAACAAGTCATCACTACGGTTAACACCACTTAAAAAAAGCGCTTTATTCTTATTGTTCAGCTCTTTAGGCATTGGCTTATGAGAATAATTAAGTTGATATATGGATTTGTCTTGTTCTGGATAATCCGCAAAGCCACCAATCCAACCGTCAGTATTTCCATTTAACTTAGAAGCAATAGTCAATTCTTTTCCTACTAGAAATTCGGATACTAATTTTATTTTTGAAACATTTGAATTGTTATTTAAAAGTTCAATCTCCTTCTTAGTTAGTTTTGCTGAAAATCCTTCCATGCCTTTACTATAAGTTAGTTCTTTATTAATTTTTCCGATATTCTTTTCTAGGGCTGCATACTCTTTTTCATCAACATGTGAATTGAAAGTAACAATACAAGAAAATTTGTCTGAGACTTTCGCATTTTTTAATTTCGCATACAATTCATTCGAAATATGCATTGGCTGAATAGAAACTTCATCCGAGGATTTTTTCTCAGCAAAAACGAGAGTATTCATATCGACGGAAGAAATTATTCCTCCAATTGCAATGGTAGCTGCAAGAGTAATGGCTATTTTTTTTCGATTAAGTAATTTCATTAATTTCTCCTACTTTCATTGTTATTTAAGATTTTGCAATATCCCGATGACTAATATATATACAATGAGCTATTTCTCGGATATTTACATTTAGATAATCGCTTGTCAATTCACTTTAAAATTAACTTCTGGGTATTTTTCGGACAGCTTTTCTAGGGCCGAAATATTCCCTCCCTGTTTCACATAGAGGTCAAAAAAAGCGAGACTGAATTCATTAATAATACGATGAACATAACGCGGATCTTCGCCCGGACTTCGTAATAATGGTGACATCAGATGAAAATCACTGAAGCTTGTATGATCCGTATTAGGAATGATCAACGACATGCCGCCACCAGCAAGCGCACATTTTTTGCGATGCTTCTCTTCTATAGAAAATTCATCGGAATCATCTTCACTCATCTCCGCACTCATGAGCAGAAACGGTTTGCCAATCCCCGATTCTTTAATCTTTGCCCCATATAACGTACCATCCATATCAATGGCTGCATTGATGCGGGAATCTTCCGCCAACATTTGGGCTGCGGTAGCTCCACCGTAAGAATGCCCGAACATCCCAATTCGAGAGGTATCGATTTTTCCTTTAAAGCGGTCGTCTAACCCCCCTCGGTTAAGCTTCTCAACTTGATCAAGCACAAAAGCGACATCATCCTTCCATAACTGAATATGGCGGTCTCCATCGGAAAAACCAGTAATATTAGTTGATTGAAAATAAGCGGTTCGACCATCTGGATAGACGGTAGCCGCAGCATTATAGGCATGGTCGATACATATCACGATATAACCCTGACTCGCTAACTCCTCGACTTCAAACGTGTTTTGATTACGAAAACCGTTAAAACCATGGGAGAATAACAAAACGGGATATTGTTTCTCCGCATTTGATATCCGGGCTTCTGTGAACGCATTCGTTTTCACCGAATCCAAGTGGCTAAAAGTGAATGCGGGGATGGACAAATCTCCTTCCAGCCCCTTTCCAACTTCACGTGCATTGCGGAGATAAGGCTCGCGATTCCCCTCTCCTTCATCGCCTGCCGGATAATAAATCTGGACCATCAGTTCACGACGATCTCTAGGATCTTTCGTATACGGTTGTTCCCGTTGATGATCTACCCAGTAAAACAGCGTTGTCCCGACCATAAACGGTCCGTTTGGCTTTGGAAGTGAGAACATTGGCATGATTGTAGGCAATGCAACCGCAACAGACAAATATATGCACAGTAACAATGTCTTAACCGTGATCTGTAGCCAATTCCTGACGTTTATTTTCCGTATTTTCAATAGAAAGCACACTGTCAATATAACTGGAGAAAAATATGCCGGAATCATCTGCCAACGATAGCCTTCAACGGTAAGCTGTACGATAAGCAAACAATAAGCAACTGTCATAGCGATGATAGACCAACGTTTTCTTCCTGTTTCTGTAAATAATATCCATGCCAGAAGAACGAAATTAACAATTATAAAACCAATCTCCCAAAATCTCATCGATGTCCTCACCTGTCTTCATTTTCATTATCAAAAATTTATATGTACTACCATTTAGTTTTTTTATCTTGAGTACTTGTACTTTTAGTACTACAAAATTATTTTAAGTACAATACTAATATATACGAATAACAAGCTGAGAAAAACGGCAACTTGAAGTATTGTTTTTCCCAGCTCTCTCGAAATAAACTTAGTCTTGCTTCACAATTCCATGCAATATGATATCTACTATCATTGAAAGAGATTGTTGTACTGTGATTTGACTGGAAGCTATATTACGCTGATCGAAAATCGATGTCATTAACAAATTGAGTGTTTGGATCAATGATGGAATATCCATCGGACGAAAATCACCACTGTGGATGCCTTTTTCTATAAGGCTAGTAATTATATCCCACTCGTCATTTATGGCTTGTTCCATTTCCCTCCAACGTTCTGGGTAGTATCGCCGGAGTTCGACCAGTAATCGTACGTAGCTGTTCTGAAAATCATGAGGTACAATCAAGAGTATACCTTTTAATTTTTCAGGTATGGTCAAATTTGAATCTTGGATAACTTCACGGAAACGTCTTTCGGTTTCTTCGTTTACTTGCTGTATCACATAACCTATAAGTTCATCCTTGGACGGAAAATGCTCATATAGTGTGCTTTTGCTTACACCTAAATCATGTGCTAAATCACTCATTGTAAATTTAATCCCTTTTTCATGAAATAGTACGATAGCAGTTTTGGCAATCCGTTCTTTCATCTCTATTTCACCTCTCAAAATAAGATCACACGATAGTACCGATAGATACCTTGCAGTACTCTGGGTACAATTTTAGTGTAACTCTTTATCTCTTTGAGGTCAAATGTGGCTGAGATTTGCAACAACATATAGGTTAGACGTTTTCAGCAATATATACTGCAGTCAAAAAATTTGAATTGACCCATTGTAAAACCTAACATAACAAGAGAAAACCATTTACATATATCTGAGAGAATTGTTAGCCTTTCAATTCTTTCACCATAATACGGTTGCCAAAAAGCTATAATTATAGATAAGGCTATTAACATGGGTGTTTGATCTGAAGTGTAACGATGAACAGAATGCAGCTCCGGCTAATGATATGATTAAGCCACATTAGGAGGACAGATTATACTAAACCCCATGCATAGAAATTTTATGAGTCGTAAGAGGTTACTCCTCACTGCTAAGTTTAAATTGATTAATGTTCTCTTTAAGGTTGTTGGCTGTTTTAACGACAGATGTAACTGTCTCTCCAAGTTTAGATACAGACCCCTTCTGGGTTTCTGCTGCCAGCATCATAGAATTCGCCTCCTGAGATGTAGCATAAGAGATTCCAGTCAAAGATTCTACAGATGCGCTGATTTCCTCAGAACTTGCAGCAAGTTCTTCTGATACACTACTTAATTGTTGGATCTCATCATTTAATAGGTTCATGTTATTTACGATATCAGTGAACAAGTCTTTTACGTCATGGATGAGATTTACACCATTATCTACCTCAGCTTTCACTCGAAGTACAGAGGTAGAAGATGCTTCAACATCTTTAGTAATGTTAGAGATGACTGTTAATATTTCTTCTGCTGCCGTCTGAGTTTGTTCAGACAACTTTTTAACTTCAATAGCTACTACTTCAAATCCTCTGCCATGTTCTCCAGCACGTGCAGCTTCGAGACTGGCATTTAAAGATAATAAGTTCGTTTGACTAGTAATATTAGAGATAACCGAGGCAAGGCTGTTGATATTCGAAGTGCGGTCTACTAAAGTACCTATATGTTCCATTAGATTTGACAGGGATGAAGAAATGTCACTCATTTGGTTTACGGTATTCCCAACTGCCTCGACACCTTGAGCGGCTTTGTAATTGGTAATGCTCGAAAGACTTCCGATTTCAATTGCACTGTTAGCTACTTCAGAGATACCGGTTGCATTAGCTTGTAATGCAGTAGACACCTCAGACGCACTATCTTTCTGTGTATTAGAAGACTCCGCAACACTATAACATGAATCCGAAATTATATCAGCTGATTGGTTAACTGCCTCTGTTTCAGTACTCAGAATATCCGTAACTCTGTTAAGAGTATTAACACTTCCATTAATCTCATGTCTTAGAACTTTCAAACGCTCTAGAAGAGATGAATAGGTTACGGAAAGCTCCCCTATTTCATCCTTGGAGTTTATAATCATTTTATCAACAGTAAGATCCCCCTTTGCTAGTCTTTGAAGTTTAGATGAAATCGAACGCAATGGAATAGCGAGGGTCAATTGAATTCTTAAAGAAAAGATCAACGCTAAAACCATTGTCACAATAATCATGGTCATTGTTATAATGATAGTATTTCTAGTAAGGGAAGAAAGCTCAGAATCATAAAGTACTCCCACTGCTTTCCAACCAGTCAATTCATTTGTAACGAAGTACAATGTTGCATCTTTACCATTTACTTTAGTGTCGATATTTCCGTGCTTAGAGTTAAGTTTCTGATAGTCATCCCCAATTAACTCTTCACCTGCTTTAATACTTGGATGCGCTAGGATTTTATTGTGGTCATCAAGGATATACGTGTATCCTTCTTCACCAATATTCATTTCATTAGCTACACTCGTAAGGTATTTAGATAGCAACAGGTTAACACACATGACCGCTTTGCCGTCATCAGTTGTTTTAGAAATAGATACCACAGTATTCTGAGATTCTAATGAAAAATATGGTTCTGATATTACCACGCTCCCTTTATTCTCAATAGCTTTGGTATACCACTCGTGCTTACGTGCATCGTAATCTTTTGCAAATTTTCTTTGTGGTTCCATGACAAAAGATCCATCTATTGCTACGAGCGAGATAACCTCTGTATCATCTTCGTGTACTGATTTAAACCGCTTGAAGAAAGATTGAATTTCTGGATTAGATGCCATATTAAGAGTAGGGTTCTGCACTAGTCCCTGATACATTTCTGGTTTAATTGATCTGGTTAGGATATCAATATCTTTCATAATAGGTTCTACAACTCGATCAATAAGAATATTCAAGCCGTGAACCTGTTTTTTAGCTGACTGTTCAATTTCATAAGATATTGCAGATTTAGATGTAGTATAAGATAGGAATCCTATTAAACAGCTTGGCAGTAAAACCATAAGCATAAAAATCAAAAATAACTTTCTACCAATACCTCGCCTAGTCAAAACACTAGTCATATTCTTTAACATCTTGATACCTCCGAATGTTAATCTTGATGAAGTTTTTTCTATTTCGATAGAAAAGCAACGCTGGACATTTTGCCGGAACAGTCACTTTATGAACTAAAATCTAATTTATTTTGTTTAATCAAATCAGCCATTCGTTTCTCCATGAGAGGAATAAATGGCTGTTTTCGGTGGATGATTTTTATTGAAAAAAGTTCATCTCGCTTGAAGAATTAGCCGCCTCAATGTAGCGCTATTTAGAAAATCCCATGATGGCTAACTAGTACTTTCAACTCCAGGAGGCTGGCTCTGGCGTTACTATCCTTAGCATTGACTAAAGGGATATGCCTTCATCTTATCTCTAGGTCAGTAGATCATATTTCTTTTTCCGGGCTCTAACCTAAACGTAAATTTCTTTACTAGTCTTGTTGCTCTGATGAAATTCCTTCGTTTGAACTATTTTAGATTTTCGGGGTTTAGCTTTTCCAGTTCTAGAACCACGAAACGTCCGTCTTTTCGGATTAGTCGATCATCAAACCAAATCTCTCCTCCACCATACTCTGAGCGTTGGATCATCACCATGTCCCAGTGGATTGCTGATTCATTCCCATTGGATGCATTATCGTAGCATCGCCCCGGTGTGAAATGAAAGCTACCTTCGATTTTCTCATCGAACAAAATATCCTGCATTGGTTCCCTAATTACTGGATTTACTCCTATTGCAAATTCCCCTATATAACGTGCACCTTCATCCATATCTAAGATTTTGTTTAACCTCTCAGTATTGTTTGCTGTCGCATTGATGATTTTCCCGTCTTTAAACTCCAATCGAACGTTTTCGAAGGTAAATCCCTGGTATGGCGAAGGTATGTTAAATGTGATAACACCATTCACTGAATTACGAACCGGAGCGGTATATACTTCTCCATCCGGAATATTGTTTACACCAGCACATGGTATTGCCGGGATATCTTTAATCGAAAAAGTAAGCTCCGTACCTGGCCCTTGGATTTTAACGCGGTCTGTCTTCTCCATCAAATCTTTCAAAGATTCCATGGCAATTGCCATTTTACCATAGTTCACGTTGCAAACATCAAAATAGAAGTTTTCAAACGCTTCTGTACTCATACTTGTCAGCTGTGCCATAGATGGAGTCGGATAACGTAAGTAGATCCATTTTGATTTCAGAAACTTCTTCATAGTAGGTTGGTAATGTAAAGAAAACAGCTGCATTTTGTCATTGGGTACATCTGACATCTCGTAGATGTTCTGCCCACCATCGATAATAATACAAGCTTGCATTTTTTGGATCTGATATTTATCAACATCAGCCCAGGTCTTAAACTGTTCTTCCGTCCCTTCTAATAAAAGCTGTCGACGTACAGAGATATCGTGCAGATTTACGAATGGGTTCCCACCTACTCTCTGCACGGCTTTGACAAGTTCTTTTGCTAATAATGTATCGATTCCAGTTGAATCTATTAATACATTGTCGCCCTTTTGCACATTTGTAGAATAGTTTACGAGCATATCAGCTAAATCCGTAAGTCGTTGATCGAACATACATTAACACCTCTCCTATCGGTTTTTAGAATAAAGAAGAAGGAAACTATATCAAGTCTTCTCCCCTATTGGTATTTGGTGTTCACATGTTAGTAATAATCGATGTTGCATGTTTTCATATAAGTACCAACCTGCTGATCCGTCGAATTTCCTTCGACTCTTCATCTTTGATAGAAATTCCCTCTACCTTTACATTAATCTCTATAGCGCAAGTCCTGTCATTTTTTGAACCGCCTCACGGATGTTTAGCTATAATTTATGACACACTTCATGAATTTACATACCGTACACGACAATAACTCGCAAGTCTATAACGACTTCAAACTCACGACGGACACACCCTTTTGCATGTTCTTCCACTCAACACCTTCATACAGTCATCCGATAGTCCACCTGACATAGCAGCAATCCCTGGAGTTTCAAGCGCAGCAAGGCCAGCTATTGTGGCAACGACATCATCGGATATCTGAATGCTCCCTCCTTGCTTGTTCAATTGTGTCTCAACCATAGTTATTTCCCTTTCTGTCACTCCCGGTTTTTAACCCCCTGACTCCAAATGTGTTTTGATGGCTAAACCCTCAAAACCTAAATATTTTGGAAAAACCATCGTCAGTTCACTTTAAAATTAACTTCCGGGTATTTTAGAGCCAGCCTTTCTAAGGATGAGCTGTCGCCTGTCTGTTTCACATAATGATCAAAGAAAGCAAGACTGAATTCGTTAACGATACGATGAACTGAACGTGGATCTTCGCCTGGGCTTCGCAATAAAGGTGAGATCAAATGAAAATCAGTGAAGCTCATATGATCAGTGTGAGGGATGACCATCGACATGCCACCACCGGCAAGAGCACGTTCATTTCGGACTTTTATTAGCATGGGATCTTCAAGGGGATCATCGAGTATCTCTGCACTCATTGACAGATATGGTTTGCCGATTCCTGTATCTGGCACATTTGAGCCATATAACAGTCCGTCCATATTAATGGCTGCTTTGATGCGGGTGTCTTCCACAAGCATTTGCGCAGCGGTAGCTCCACCATAAGAATGGCCAAACATTCCGATTCGAGAGGTGTCAATCCTT
Proteins encoded:
- a CDS encoding methyl-accepting chemotaxis protein translates to MLKNMTSVLTRRGIGRKLFLIFMLMVLLPSCLIGFLSYTTSKSAISYEIEQSAKKQVHGLNILIDRVVEPIMKDIDILTRSIKPEMYQGLVQNPTLNMASNPEIQSFFKRFKSVHEDDTEVISLVAIDGSFVMEPQRKFAKDYDARKHEWYTKAIENKGSVVISEPYFSLESQNTVVSISKTTDDGKAVMCVNLLLSKYLTSVANEMNIGEEGYTYILDDHNKILAHPSIKAGEELIGDDYQKLNSKHGNIDTKVNGKDATLYFVTNELTGWKAVGVLYDSELSSLTRNTIIITMTMIIVTMVLALIFSLRIQLTLAIPLRSISSKLQRLAKGDLTVDKMIINSKDEIGELSVTYSSLLERLKVLRHEINGSVNTLNRVTDILSTETEAVNQSADIISDSCYSVAESSNTQKDSASEVSTALQANATGISEVANSAIEIGSLSSITNYKAAQGVEAVGNTVNQMSDISSSLSNLMEHIGTLVDRTSNINSLASVISNITSQTNLLSLNASLEAARAGEHGRGFEVVAIEVKKLSEQTQTAAEEILTVISNITKDVEASSTSVLRVKAEVDNGVNLIHDVKDLFTDIVNNMNLLNDEIQQLSSVSEELAASSEEISASVESLTGISYATSQEANSMMLAAETQKGSVSKLGETVTSVVKTANNLKENINQFKLSSEE
- a CDS encoding aminopeptidase, producing MFDQRLTDLADMLVNYSTNVQKGDNVLIDSTGIDTLLAKELVKAVQRVGGNPFVNLHDISVRRQLLLEGTEEQFKTWADVDKYQIQKMQACIIIDGGQNIYEMSDVPNDKMQLFSLHYQPTMKKFLKSKWIYLRYPTPSMAQLTSMSTEAFENFYFDVCNVNYGKMAIAMESLKDLMEKTDRVKIQGPGTELTFSIKDIPAIPCAGVNNIPDGEVYTAPVRNSVNGVITFNIPSPYQGFTFENVRLEFKDGKIINATANNTERLNKILDMDEGARYIGEFAIGVNPVIREPMQDILFDEKIEGSFHFTPGRCYDNASNGNESAIHWDMVMIQRSEYGGGEIWFDDRLIRKDGRFVVLELEKLNPENLK